The Terriglobales bacterium genomic sequence GTCGAGATCTGCGCGAATTGGCGAGTTCGGGAAAGATCCAACGGGTACACGGCGGCGCCCTGCCTCGCCGTGCCGAAGCCGTTCCTTTCGTGTCTCGCCAACAAATCGACATGGAGAGCAAGATCGGAATTGCTCGAGCGGCGGCTGACATGATCCGCGACGGTCAGGTGGTGCTGATTGATGGAGG encodes the following:
- a CDS encoding DeoR/GlpR family DNA-binding transcription regulator — translated: MKPEAEAGQIALKEERHQYILELLGSEGRVLAADLSSRYSVSEDTIRRDLRELASSGKIQRVHGGALPRRAEAVPFVSRQQIDMESKIGIARAAADMIRDGQVVLIDGG